The Quercus robur chromosome 7, dhQueRobu3.1, whole genome shotgun sequence genome has a segment encoding these proteins:
- the LOC126690861 gene encoding protein MIZU-KUSSEI 1, which produces MTKKIDTLRRFLPSCFFPTTTATTKTPTTTKKRLSTSLRDDIPDYFTYNNTNQEPIKNQDQHSQTSSTTSSNETITSTVSFTQPRSSKSMVLGTIFGPRRGHVWFCIQHDRLSSKPTLLLELSILTTQLIKEMSGGLVRIALECDKTSSDFGSCPLHAVPLWTMYCNGRKIGFATRRKGSERIKSMLKTMQNTNVGAGVIPTESEDIMYMRAYYEHVVGNSDSESFHLINPDECPGQELSVFLLRSRNGNFL; this is translated from the coding sequence ATGACCAAGAAAATCGACACCCTCCGTCGATTCCTCCCTTCTTGCTTCTTCCccaccaccacagccaccaCAAAAACTCCCACCACCACCAAGAAACGCCTTAGCACTTCTCTTCGAGACGACATTCCCGACTACTTCACCTACAATAACACCAACCAAGAACCCATCAAGAACCAAGACCAACACTCCCAAACCTCTTCCACCACTTCCAGCAACGAAACCATAACCAGCACCGTCAGTTTCACCCAACCTCGATCCTCCAAGTCCATGGTTCTTGGCACCATCTTCGGTCCTCGCCGAGGCCACGTCTGGTTTTGCATCCAACACGACCGTCTCTCTTCCAAACCAACCCTCCTCCTCGAACTCTCCATCTTAACCACCCAACTCATCAAAGAAATGAGCGGTGGACTAGTCCGCATTGCCCTCGAATGTGACAAGACGTCTTCAGACTTCGGTTCTTGTCCTCTTCACGCAGTCCCGCTCTGGACTATGTACTGTAATGGCCGCAAGATCGGGTTCGCTACAAGAAGAAAAGGGAGTGAGCGTATCAAGTCCATGCTCAAGACCATGCAGAACACCAACGTTGGAGCTGGAGTCATACCTACAGAATCCGAGGACATCATGTACATGAGAGCTTATTATGAGCATGTTGTTGGGAACTCAGACTCCGAGTCTTTCCACCTCATTAACCCGGACGAGTGCCCAGGTCAAGAACTCAGTGTGTTCTTGCTCAGGTCCAGGAACGgcaattttctttaa